From Camelina sativa cultivar DH55 chromosome 5, Cs, whole genome shotgun sequence:
cgtctcaccaaaatcaaaaaaagattttgcgtaaaaaaaataataatcaaaatagcatattaattttgattttgttaattgttttaccaaattagcatatttttatagtttatagtttttccatgtcaatatatatagtttatgataattaatagaattttaagttttttggcacttcctcaaaaaataaaaaataaatcaaattatatagggggttttcaacatatttaatgtgacattttataattagattttcagtttaggaaatttattaatgttaatataattatggagattgtaaacttttgttatggaaaatctgttgtatatcatttaaatttgagagatctagcatccataaaaatagttttgaagatttaggggggtgtattgaaacaatgattttggagaattctatgggatttaggaaatttggaattttgatagattttaggaaaattgatatgatttatggtaaaattctttcaaatcccacctaaaaccatgagatttggatttctgtatttttaactaaacaaatcctctcaaattctCCAGAATctttaaaacttattaaaatccaaatccacaaactgttttgaataacagtggattttaaagtatatttttaaattatcagttcaataacagtagatttcaagagactttttaaaatccatgattgaataacataggatttgtaacttttatacaaattactaaaatgtcaagttgaatacacccctcttaatgggttaaaactttaatgaatagagttgtttttggaaaaatcggaatatatagatgttgttaagattttatggcaataaatgtaacaaatgttagtcaatttaagaaagtttagtatttaagtttatttacaatgttatttatggaattgttcttaatgttgtaaaaaaaattaataagtaaaacttaaaggacATAAACAAAATGTactttaaaatgttaatataaattaattagctaagaaaatctagtagtttataattatattaataatataaattaattagctgacctttgactttttttattttgcttaactttttcttgcttttatatttgtttccttcttcaccaattttggtttttttttttcttcttaatcatcttttctccctttttctcacaaaatttccttttgtaaaccctaaaccaacCGACCCACTTACCTCTgatttcaattttcattttcctcAACTCTAGGACTAATGAAACCAACTCAACTCAGATCCGGAAGTCTCTCTTTTCACAAAAATTCTAcgatctttctctctctctctccccttagctttgttttcttttttacttgaCCAAGTCAGACTAGTTTCGTAATCAACAATGTTGATCTGAAAATTTCAAAGCTTCGTTAGATCTACAAAGATCtcaccttttttcttctttgccaaTCTGGGATTCTATATATCCTCCAGAATTGGTTTCTGGGTTCTTTAAATTTCGAATCTTTCTTATAAaaagttctcttcttttcatcaaTTCTGTTGTTCGGATACATAAAGTTCAAATCTTTGCATTGTGGGTTTCTAAAAGGTTGAATCTTTAAATGTTGGATTAGTTTCTGTGAAGAAGGATAGAAGATTCAAATTATGGGTTGTATTTGCTCAAAAGGAGTACGAACTAATGATGATTACATGGAAACGAGTCATGTGAGTATTGGTAAAGAGAATCCTAAAGCTTCAAAGAAACAATCTGATTCAGAGGAAGCAGGTGTTAATGGGAACGAAGCTACATTGAGGTTGATACCTAATGATGAGACCAAGGACATTTTCTCGGAtgaggaagtggaagaagaggaggagaagaaagagattagTTTTGAGAGGAAAGCTTGTGAATCTGTGTTTCAGAAAGCAAACGTTTTGGAGTTAGTTGATAATGTAGGACCATTGCAGCCTAGAATGAGTAGGATTGGTAGTGTTAGTAATGGAGATAGAGCAGCTAAAGTTATTGCTGGTTGGCCTTCATGGTTAGTTTCAGTTGCTGGTGAAGCTATCAATGGATGGCTTCCTCGTAGTGCTGACTCGTTTGAGAAGTTGGAGATGGTGAGTGGCTTTTTTTATATTAGATTTGGAGTCTTTACTTTTGAATCTTAGATGATGTTGAagttctgttgttttttttacgATTGCAGATTGGGCAAGGGACGTATAGCAGTGTGTACAGAGCCCGTGATCTCGAAACTAATCAAATAGTTGCACTTAAGAAGGTTCGGTTTGCTAATATGGATCCTGAGAGTGTGCGGTTCATGGCGAGAGAGATAATCATCCTTCGTAGACTTAACCATCCAAATGTTATGAAGCTTGAAGGGCTGATCATATCAAAGGCTTCAGGAAGTATGTATCTCATTTTTGAATATATGGACCATGATCTCGCAGGTCTTGCATCAACCCCTGGGATTAAGTTTTCTCAGGCACAGGTAatagaaaaatctaaaagtgTGTATGCTATGCGCTTGTTAATGACTTTGGTGTGGTTATAATCAGTTTGTGTAACATCTGATATGCTTTTTGCTAGATTAAATGTTATATGAAGCAACTGCTGCTTGGGTTAGAACATTGCCATAGCTGTGGTGTGTTGCACCGTGACATCAAATGCTCAAATCTTCTGCTGGATCGTAACAATAATCTTAAAATTGGTGATTTTGGTCTTTCTAACTTTTACCGAGGCCAACGGAAGCAGCCTCTGACTAGCCGTGTTGTGACATTGTGGTACCGCCCACCTGAACTTCTGCTTGGGTCAACTGACTATGGAGTTACTGTTGATCTGTGGAGCGCAGGATGCATACTTGCTGAACTTTTCACTGGAAAGCCTCTTCTGCCCGGACGAACCGAGGTTTAGTTTCCTTTACAGATGAATTTCCCTTTTT
This genomic window contains:
- the LOC104787456 gene encoding probable serine/threonine-protein kinase At1g09600 translates to MGCICSKGVRTNDDYMETSHVSIGKENPKASKKQSDSEEAGVNGNEATLRLIPNDETKDIFSDEEVEEEEEKKEISFERKACESVFQKANVLELVDNVGPLQPRMSRIGSVSNGDRAAKVIAGWPSWLVSVAGEAINGWLPRSADSFEKLEMIGQGTYSSVYRARDLETNQIVALKKVRFANMDPESVRFMAREIIILRRLNHPNVMKLEGLIISKASGSMYLIFEYMDHDLAGLASTPGIKFSQAQIKCYMKQLLLGLEHCHSCGVLHRDIKCSNLLLDRNNNLKIGDFGLSNFYRGQRKQPLTSRVVTLWYRPPELLLGSTDYGVTVDLWSAGCILAELFTGKPLLPGRTEVEQMHKIFKLCGSPSEEYWRRSRLRHATIFKPQHPYKRCVADTFKDLPPSALALLEVLLAVEPDARGTASSALQSEFFTTKPFPSEPSSLPRYPPRKEFDAKLREEEARRRKGASSKQNEPKRLSRESRAVPAPSANAELLTSIQKRLGETNQTSVSEKFIPEGDSGNGFRIEPLKGNTAQNPYPVYTNGDTHSNGSSQLRTQRSYVQRGAAQLSRFSNSMAPTRDGSQFGSMRDAIVNQRWLEDGSENFNLSQRLLEKPNGFRKDDPSSSSKEPIMSYDGEKRGRMQYSGPLIPGEGNLDEMLKEHERQILLAVRRAQADKAKRDDNRQAQASFPANGR